A DNA window from Micromonospora sp. NBC_01739 contains the following coding sequences:
- a CDS encoding acyl-CoA dehydrogenase family protein, which translates to MDFRYDTRTEQLRAELTDFLAQHVYPAEAVHAEQVAAAGDPWARPPVLAQLQAEARRRGLWNLFLPDPRYGAGLTNLQYAPLAELTGHSPYLAPEALNCAAPDTGNMELLAEFGSPAQRERWLMPLLDGQIRSAFCMTEPQVASSDATNIATSIRRDGDHYVIDGRKWWSSGAMDPTCAIFIVMGRTDPNAERHRQQSMILVPRDTPGVTVRRGMTVYGYRDAPHGGHAEIDFTGVRVPAENLIGTEGGGFAIAQARLGPGRIHHCMRLIGMAERALELLCRRVTERIAFGRPLAEQGVVREWIAESRVRIEQARLLVLKTAWLMDTVGNKGAHTEIQAIKIATPAMAEWVIDKAIQAHGAAGVSQDTPLAALWAQARTLRLADGPDEVHRASLARRELRRWTT; encoded by the coding sequence ATGGACTTCCGGTACGACACCCGCACCGAACAGCTGCGCGCGGAGCTGACCGACTTCCTGGCGCAGCACGTTTACCCGGCCGAGGCGGTGCACGCCGAGCAGGTGGCCGCCGCCGGGGACCCCTGGGCCCGCCCGCCGGTGCTGGCGCAGTTGCAGGCCGAGGCCCGACGGCGGGGCCTGTGGAACCTGTTCCTGCCCGACCCCCGCTACGGTGCCGGGCTGACCAACCTCCAGTACGCCCCGCTGGCCGAACTGACCGGCCACAGCCCGTACCTGGCCCCGGAGGCGCTCAACTGCGCCGCGCCGGACACCGGCAACATGGAACTGCTGGCCGAGTTCGGCTCTCCCGCCCAGCGGGAACGCTGGCTGATGCCGCTGCTGGACGGGCAGATCCGGTCCGCCTTCTGCATGACCGAGCCCCAGGTGGCCTCCTCCGACGCCACCAACATCGCCACCTCCATCCGCCGCGACGGCGACCACTACGTCATCGACGGCCGCAAGTGGTGGTCCTCCGGGGCGATGGATCCGACCTGCGCGATCTTCATCGTGATGGGCCGGACCGATCCGAACGCCGAGCGGCACCGGCAGCAGAGCATGATCCTGGTCCCCCGGGACACCCCGGGGGTCACCGTCCGCCGAGGCATGACGGTGTACGGCTACCGCGACGCCCCGCACGGCGGGCACGCCGAGATCGACTTCACCGGGGTACGGGTGCCGGCGGAGAACCTGATCGGCACCGAGGGGGGTGGCTTCGCCATCGCGCAGGCCCGACTGGGCCCGGGCCGCATCCACCACTGCATGCGGCTGATCGGCATGGCCGAACGGGCCCTGGAACTGCTCTGCCGACGGGTCACCGAGCGGATCGCCTTCGGCCGACCCCTGGCCGAGCAGGGGGTGGTGCGCGAGTGGATCGCCGAGTCCCGGGTCCGCATCGAACAGGCCCGGTTGCTGGTGCTCAAGACCGCCTGGCTGATGGACACCGTCGGCAACAAGGGGGCCCACACCGAGATCCAGGCCATCAAGATCGCCACCCCGGCGATGGCCGAATGGGTCATCGACAAGGCCATCCAGGCCCACGGGGCCGCCGGAGTCAGCCAGGACACCCCCCTGGCCGCCCTCTGGGCCCAGGCCCGCACCCTCCGACTGGCCGACGGCCCCGACGAGGTCCACCGAGCCAGCCTCGCCCGCCGCGAACTACGCCGCTGGACGACCTGA
- a CDS encoding GNAT family N-acetyltransferase — protein MTLWRIRATVDDRPGYLSVLTASLALRGVNILTVQVHTTEQGAVDDFLVDAPDTLDETDLIAAVERGRGRDCWVARSEARGLVDQPTRVLGLATRLVRDPDATGEVLRALLGADEVSWRPEARSGIDGTTMQLADPGGGSYHLSRVAPSYTPAEYARAQALLELGATAAGRYAEQITLVLPDGAELTVRPAVAEDLAAVVELHRACSPSTRQRRYLGGAGTPSPARLRRLLEPTRGLTLVAVTTDPEAGRESVVAMANLLAEGDEAEVALLVRDDWQRRGLGSTLLRRLTRQAETSGYAAVVLHTQADNTPMLRTLRRLGRPATVEPDGGLLTLTVPLTAEVPAQRTG, from the coding sequence ATGACCCTGTGGCGGATCCGGGCCACCGTCGACGACCGACCGGGCTACCTGTCGGTGCTGACGGCCAGCCTCGCGTTGCGCGGAGTCAACATCCTCACCGTGCAGGTACACACCACCGAGCAGGGGGCCGTCGACGACTTCCTGGTCGACGCGCCGGACACCCTCGACGAGACCGACCTCATCGCTGCGGTGGAGCGGGGTCGGGGACGAGACTGCTGGGTGGCGCGCAGCGAGGCGCGTGGCCTGGTCGACCAGCCGACCCGGGTGCTCGGGCTGGCTACCCGGCTGGTTCGCGACCCGGACGCGACCGGGGAGGTGCTGCGGGCCCTGCTCGGCGCGGACGAGGTGAGCTGGCGGCCCGAAGCCCGGTCCGGCATCGACGGGACGACGATGCAGTTGGCCGACCCCGGCGGGGGGTCGTATCACCTGAGTCGGGTGGCCCCGAGCTACACCCCGGCGGAGTACGCCCGGGCGCAGGCCCTGCTGGAGCTGGGGGCCACCGCGGCCGGCCGGTACGCCGAGCAGATCACCCTGGTCCTGCCCGACGGGGCCGAGTTGACCGTTCGGCCGGCCGTCGCCGAGGACCTGGCCGCGGTGGTCGAATTGCACCGGGCCTGCTCGCCGAGCACCCGGCAACGGCGCTACCTGGGCGGGGCGGGTACACCGTCCCCGGCACGGTTGCGGCGGCTGCTGGAGCCGACCCGAGGGCTGACCCTGGTCGCGGTCACCACCGACCCGGAAGCGGGTCGGGAGTCCGTGGTGGCGATGGCGAACCTGCTGGCCGAGGGCGACGAGGCCGAGGTGGCGTTGCTGGTGCGTGACGACTGGCAGCGGCGCGGGCTGGGTTCGACCCTGCTGCGGCGGTTGACCCGGCAGGCCGAGACGAGCGGGTACGCGGCCGTGGTGCTGCACACCCAGGCCGACAACACCCCGATGCTGCGGACCCTGCGTCGGCTGGGCCGACCGGCCACGGTAGAGCCGGACGGCGGATTGTTGACCCTGACCGTGCCCCTGACCGCCGAGGTTCCGGCGCAGCGTACGGGCTGA
- a CDS encoding phosphotransferase family protein, translated as MTDPGSQWNQGDDPPAGLDLGRLRRYLAEHRPELATDPLRAQLIAGGRSNLTYLLWAGDQELVLRRPPLGHVLATAHDMAREFRVISALADTEVPVPHAVLLCPDPEVLGAPFYLMRRMPGEVFRGRRQTDRLSAEQRHGLAMAMMDTLAALHTVAPEAVNLADFGRPEGYLARQVRRWAGQLDRSRSRVLPGIDELRDLLAATVPASHPVGRIVHGDYRLDNLLATIEPVAVSAVLDWEMATLGDPLADLGLLLTYWEVLGGVDPPEGTQGAEHPGPGAGFPTGAELIDRYAARSGVDVGPLHWHLALGCFKLAVICEGIHYRHTLGQTLGEGFDTIGDLVAPLVAHGLSAVRES; from the coding sequence ATGACCGATCCGGGCAGCCAGTGGAATCAGGGCGACGACCCGCCCGCCGGTCTGGACCTCGGCCGGCTTCGCCGCTACCTGGCCGAGCACCGGCCCGAGCTGGCCACCGATCCCCTGCGGGCCCAGTTGATCGCCGGGGGCCGGTCCAACCTGACCTACCTGCTCTGGGCCGGGGACCAGGAGTTGGTGCTGCGCCGCCCACCCCTCGGGCACGTGTTGGCCACCGCCCACGACATGGCCCGGGAGTTCCGGGTGATCTCCGCACTCGCCGACACCGAGGTTCCGGTGCCGCACGCGGTACTGCTCTGCCCCGATCCGGAGGTGCTCGGGGCACCCTTCTACCTGATGCGACGGATGCCCGGCGAAGTGTTCCGCGGTCGGCGGCAGACCGACCGGCTCAGCGCTGAACAGCGCCACGGGCTGGCCATGGCGATGATGGACACCCTGGCGGCCCTGCACACGGTCGCCCCCGAGGCGGTGAACCTGGCCGACTTCGGTCGCCCCGAGGGCTACCTGGCCCGGCAGGTACGCCGCTGGGCCGGGCAGTTGGACCGCTCCCGCAGCCGGGTGCTGCCCGGCATCGACGAGCTACGTGATCTGCTGGCCGCCACCGTCCCGGCGAGTCACCCCGTCGGCCGCATCGTGCACGGCGACTACCGGCTGGACAATCTGCTCGCCACGATCGAACCGGTGGCCGTCTCGGCCGTACTGGACTGGGAGATGGCCACCCTCGGCGACCCCCTGGCCGACCTGGGGCTGCTGCTGACCTACTGGGAGGTGCTCGGCGGCGTCGATCCCCCCGAGGGCACCCAGGGCGCCGAGCACCCGGGTCCGGGGGCCGGCTTCCCGACCGGCGCCGAACTGATCGACAGGTACGCCGCCCGCAGCGGCGTCGACGTCGGCCCGCTGCACTGGCACCTGGCCCTGGGCTGCTTCAAACTCGCCGTGATCTGCGAGGGTATCCACTACCGGCACACCCTCGGGCAGACCCTGGGCGAGGGCTTCGACACCATCGGCGACCTGGTGGCACCGCTGGTCGCCCACGGTCTGTCCGCGGTACGGGAGAGCTGA
- a CDS encoding amino acid-binding protein encodes MLLRVRVTLPDRPGTLGQVARTLGVSGADIVQVVVLERLGGRAVDDFTVVWPGAARVERLLAGLAAIPGVQVDGVWRAIGAPTTTGQDAELLAQVAANPADGLATLVDAVPGLLAADWAVAAVVPADWASRTDGGGATVGHASWRTPVPPKLPEVTPLRARSLTVPDGGHFAIAPFGRAGLVMVVCRERSEALTPATFHCTEVDRLAQLVRASAVILGDRLDLVDTPPVVAKQ; translated from the coding sequence ATGTTGTTGCGCGTACGGGTCACCCTGCCGGACCGTCCGGGCACCCTCGGCCAGGTGGCCCGGACCCTGGGGGTGTCGGGCGCGGACATCGTCCAGGTGGTCGTGCTGGAACGTCTCGGCGGGCGGGCGGTCGACGACTTCACCGTGGTGTGGCCGGGCGCCGCCCGGGTGGAGCGGCTGCTGGCCGGGCTGGCGGCGATCCCGGGGGTCCAGGTGGACGGGGTGTGGCGGGCGATCGGCGCGCCCACCACCACCGGCCAGGACGCCGAGTTGTTGGCGCAGGTCGCCGCCAACCCGGCCGACGGGTTGGCCACCCTGGTCGACGCGGTACCCGGGCTGCTGGCCGCCGACTGGGCGGTAGCGGCCGTGGTACCGGCCGACTGGGCCAGCCGGACCGACGGCGGTGGGGCCACGGTCGGGCACGCCAGTTGGCGTACCCCGGTGCCGCCGAAACTGCCGGAGGTGACCCCCCTGCGGGCCCGGTCGCTTACCGTTCCGGACGGCGGGCACTTCGCGATCGCCCCCTTCGGTCGGGCCGGGTTGGTCATGGTCGTGTGCCGGGAACGCAGCGAGGCACTGACCCCGGCCACCTTCCACTGCACCGAGGTGGACCGGTTGGCCCAGTTGGTCCGGGCCAGCGCGGTGATCCTCGGCGATCGGCTGGACCTGGTCGACACCCCGCCGGTCGTAGCCAAGCAGTGA